The following proteins are co-located in the Cardiocondyla obscurior isolate alpha-2009 linkage group LG12, Cobs3.1, whole genome shotgun sequence genome:
- the LOC139107019 gene encoding zinc finger protein 239, translated as IVNILIVWNVTQNAPLDLSRRGTAWKTDVISSSTIKFQRRLPCQTCGKSFDRPSLLKRHLRTHTGEKPHGCAVCGKMFSTSSSLNTHVRIHTGERPHECPMCGKRFTASSNLYYHRMTHYKEKPHKCDECGRSFPTPGDLRAHGYSHTGNWPLRCPVCNRGFCKLGALHHHMKSHGDRSCYDIYNQKPSVINNLRTHERLQHSHVLNNNAPDYTGVHNGISSVEIIKFEGFNYMQLPRMYPWPSFSWIPLPFQN; from the exons attgtgaatattttaatagtatGGAACGTAACACAGAATGCGCCCTTGGATTTGAGCAGACGTGGTACTGCGTGGAAGACTGACGTTATTAGTAGTAGTACTATAAAATTTCAACGACGTCTTCCCTGTCAAACTTGCGGCAAAAGCTTTGACAGACCTTCCCTTTTAAAAAGACATTTACGAACCCATacag GCGAAAAACCACATGGTTGCGCAGTATGTGGTAAGATGTTTAGCACAAGCAGTTCATTGAACACTCACGTTAGAATTCACACCGGCGAGCGTCCTCATGAATGCCCGATGTGCGGAAAGCGTTTCACAGCATcgtcaaatttatattatcacCGCATGACCCATTACAAG GAAAAACCACATAAATGTGATGAATGTGGAAGATCTTTTCCAACTCCTGGCGATTTAAGGGCTCATGGATATTCTCACACCGGTAACTGGCCCTTACGTTGTCCCGTTTGTAACAGAGGATTTTGCAAACTCGGCGCTTTACATCACCACATGAAATCACACG GTGATCGTTCTTGTTACGATATATACAATCAGAAGCCCTCCGTCATCAATAATTTACGCACCCACGAGCGTTTGCAGCATTCgcatgtattaaataataatgcaccTGATTATACAGGAGTGCACAATGGTATTTCAAGCGTAGAAATTATCAAATTCGAAGGTTTTAATTACATGCAACTACCTAGAATGTATCCATGGCCTTCTTTCTCTTGGATACCATTACCgttccaaaattaa
- the Grip91 gene encoding gamma-tubulin complex component 3 → MNPTEAETVADLVQNMVISLCGEQKSESIRRFMRFSLGLLSSTQGIETLREDEMTVATYIKSKLPPRDAVQFDKLHNDLKDAPMKNRISILIFLLNMGQAVEQMKDRIFSFPEMKLELSPITSTSGQSSQTSCSQVQVVALNSTETSSKGSLINPSKLFNEECVSEDVLVQDLIYSFQSVEGKVLKLDSSYGFQIDPAIRLNRSQKQAVLRLSELGYLHNIVRKGLERMSVTGAGRVTDSFVAALHKELSEYYRFVAIMQEEVNRSQNQSVTYGVTLSHLHLWACDPLETLKWLASIVKACQGQKGGALASTVYEFSYYGDAIVKNLVKRILESICNPLYNMLMRWIADGELDDPYKEFFIQACNNVSGDRMWHEKYQVRNSMVPSFLSKAQARKILGTGKSINFLREVCKDFSPWQDRHADMFKNSNEEYNVEIFFDMDPDGRLQTMMDAAYKETSARVVEILTKQYHLMDHLQGIKGYLLLGQGHFIQHLMHLLEPELAKPANSLYHHNISSILETAIRATSTKLDDLDVQKRLDLRLLSPSENETGWDVFILYYNVDGPIGTILEPCRLTYQTIFFALWKAKRMESILSAIWKQQTTSAKMFRKMPEVLPIQNHIHLITSSMVHLVHQMQYYFLFEVIECSWDTFVKQLLQASSLDDIIVAHSHFVESVRHGTLLDEKSQELMDHLRSVYSPILDLQNLEETFLVRATQEYKARLNDNNCGESTKQWGRTYKKDQDTVDREAAFSKYLNTLSIQLRLLSRTYQDRVKKFLLMLASAEDVSLQLLSVRLDFNEYYKSKDSRLVVPLTYQHRKQSDQTFFGCR, encoded by the exons ATGAATCCCACCGAAGCTGAAACTGTCGCCGACCTGGTTCAGAATATGGTTATCTCGTTGTGCGGCGAACAAAAGTCAG AATCGATCAGAAGGTTTATGCGTTTTTCTCTCGGCCTACTGTCGTCTACTCAAGGCATAGAAACTCTGAGAGAAGATGAAATGACTGTGGCGACATacataaaaagtaaattaccGCCACGGGATGCAGTGCAGTTTGATAAGCTGCACAACGATTTAAAAGATGCG CCAATGAAGAATCGTATAAGTATTCTCATATTTCTACTGAACATGGGTCAGGCAGTAGAACAAATGAAGGACagaattttttcatttccAGAAATGAAATTGGAGTTAAGCCCTATCACATCTACTAGTG gacAATCGTCGCAAACGTCGTGTTCTCAAGTGCAGGTTGTAGCATTAAATAGCACTGAGACAAGCTCGAAAGGATCATTAATAAATCCaagcaaattatttaacgagGAGTGTGTTTCGGAAGATGTACTAGTCCaggatttaatatattcttttcaaaGTGTTGAAGGAAAGGTTTTAAAATTGGATTCCAGCTATGGTTTTCAGATAGACCCTGCTATAAGACTTAACAGGTCACAAAAGCAAGCTGTTTTAAGATTAAGTGAACTAGGATACTTGCACAACATAGTACGAAAAGGATTGGAAAGAATGTCTGTTACCGGCGCTGGGAGAGTTACTGATAGTTTTGTTGCGGCATTACATAAAGAATTGTCGGAATATTACAGATTCGTAGCCATAATGCAAGAAGAAGTAAATAG ATCGCAAAATCAATCGGTTACATATGGAGTTACATTATCCCACTTGCATCTTTGGGCATGCGATCCTTTGGAAACCCTAAAGTGGTTAGCGAGTATAGTAAAAGCTTGTCAAGGCCAGAAAGGTGGTGCATTAGCGTCTACTGTGTATGAATTTAGCTATTATGGAGACGCCATTGTAAAGAATTTAGTCAAAAGAATCTTGGAAAGTATTTGCAATCCCTTATACAACATGTTAATGAGATGGATCGCTGACGGAGAACTGGACGATCCGTACAAGGAGTTTTTTATTCAAGCGTGTAATAATGTCAGCGGAGACAGGATGTGGCATGAAAAATATCAAGTCAGAAATTCAATGGTGCCATCTTTTCTTAGTAAAGCACAAGCGAGGAAGATTCTAGGAACGgggaaaagtattaatttcttaCGCGAAGTTTGTAAAGACTTCTCACCGTGGCAGGACAGACATGCggatatgtttaaaaatagcaACGAGGAATATAATG ttgaAATCTTTTTTGATATGGATCCAGACGGCCGTTTGCAAACTATGATGGACGCTGCTTATAAAGAAACCTCGGCAAGAGTTGTTGAAATACTAACAAAACAATATCATTTGATGGATCACTTACAGGGAATTAAAGGATACCTCTTGCTTGGTCAAGGCCACTTTATTCAACATCTTATGCACTTGTTAGA GCCTGAATTAGCTAAACCAGCAAACTCTTTATACCATCACAATATATCGTCTATACTTGAAACTGCAATAAGAGCCACAAGTACGAAGTTAGATGATTTAGATGTGCAAAAACGTTTAGATCTCAGATTATTATCACCTTCAGAAAATGAAACAGGATGGGacgtctttattttatattataacgtTGACGGTCCTATAGGAACG attttggaGCCGTGTAGACTGACGtatcaaacaatttttttcgccTTGTGGAAAGCAAAAAGAATGGAATCGATTTTATCTGCCATTTGGAAACAACAAACGACATCAGCAAAAATGTTTAGAAAAATGCCAGAAGTATTGCCCATCCAAAATCATATTCATCTAATTACTAGTAGCATGGTCCATTTAGTTCATCagatgcaatattattttttatttgag gTAATCGAATGTTCATGGGATACATTTGTCAAGCAACTTCTTCAGGCATCATCTCTCGATGACATAATTGTAGCTCACAGTCACTTTGTTGAGTCAGTGAGGCATGGTACGTTATTGGATGAGAAATCACAA GAACTTATGGACCACCTACGTTCAGTCTACAGTCCAATATTAGATCTACAAAACCTCGAAGAAACTTTCCTCGTGCGTGCTACCCAGGAATACAAAGCAAGATTAAATGACAATAATTGTGGAGAATCAACGAAACAATGGGGTCGTACATACAAAAAGGATCAAGATACTGTAGACAGAGAAGCAGCGTTTTCGAAATATCTGAACACCCTTTCAATACAATTGAGATTACTTTCGAGAACCTATCag gatcgtgtaaaaaaatttttattaatgcttgCTTCCGCTGAAGATGTGTCGCTACAGTTACTTAGTGTACGATTAGATTTTAATGAATACTACAAGAGTAAAGACAGCCGACTAGTCGTGCCATTAACATATCAGCATCGCAAACAAAGTGATCAAACTTTCTTTGGATGCAGGTGA